The following are from one region of the Cystobacter ferrugineus genome:
- a CDS encoding primary-amine oxidase has protein sequence MEGARHLLDSLTQDELETVAALLKSDARWNDNLRFALVTLHEPPKSFVLGSDGTPVRREALAIMLDKAANLTSEVVVDVLGKSILSWQPKPGVQANYMLDDYALAEEAVKADPTWRALAAQRGVQQPDNAHIDVWGYGGTTPDGARLVRALTFARDGVKNAYSRPVEGLVALVDLNTRRVVRVERLGGAPIPPGAAYERELLPSVREPPKPLTVSQPEGPSFVTEGHLVKWQKWQFRWGFLPREGLVLYQVGYEDGGRVRPILYKASIAETAAMYGDPDPQWSWRNALDMGEYNLGVLSVSLEPGRDVPSHSTLFDAVLADSNGQPYTLPRAVALHEVDDGILWKHVNDEGEAEVRRSRSLVILHSATVGNYDYVFRWIFHQDGTLEAQVDLTGIMLAKGSESSPHGTKVAPGTVAILHEHMLSYRLDFDVDGPANSIYETHLSALPTGADNPLGNAFIVEKALMTAEGGREGGSHGHQWRVVNPNETNSLGEHPGYVLLPGASDVLFAQPDSSIQRRTGFAHKALWLTRQRDEEKYASGAYPVQSSESTGLPGYANGEPLENSDVVLWYTLNHVHIPRPEEWPVMPRTSVGFSIAPFGFFTQNPALDVPPDTEPR, from the coding sequence GTGGAGGGTGCCAGACACCTGCTGGACTCCCTGACCCAGGACGAGCTCGAAACGGTGGCGGCCCTCCTCAAGTCCGATGCCCGCTGGAATGACAACCTGCGGTTCGCGCTGGTCACCCTCCACGAGCCGCCGAAGAGCTTCGTGCTCGGCTCGGACGGAACCCCGGTGCGCCGCGAGGCCCTGGCGATCATGCTCGACAAGGCCGCCAACCTCACCTCCGAGGTCGTCGTCGATGTGCTCGGCAAATCCATCCTGAGCTGGCAGCCGAAACCCGGCGTTCAAGCCAACTACATGCTCGATGACTACGCGCTCGCCGAGGAGGCCGTGAAGGCCGATCCCACCTGGCGCGCGCTGGCGGCCCAGCGGGGAGTCCAGCAGCCCGACAACGCCCACATCGACGTATGGGGATACGGTGGAACGACGCCCGATGGGGCCCGGCTCGTCCGTGCACTGACGTTCGCCAGGGATGGGGTGAAGAACGCCTATTCGAGACCTGTCGAGGGGCTCGTCGCCCTCGTCGACCTCAACACGCGGCGGGTGGTCCGCGTCGAGCGCCTGGGGGGCGCTCCCATCCCTCCAGGGGCCGCGTACGAAAGGGAGCTGCTGCCCTCGGTTCGTGAGCCGCCCAAGCCCCTCACCGTCAGCCAGCCGGAGGGTCCGAGCTTCGTCACCGAGGGGCACCTGGTGAAGTGGCAGAAGTGGCAGTTCCGCTGGGGCTTCCTGCCACGCGAGGGGCTCGTCCTCTACCAGGTCGGGTATGAGGATGGGGGCCGCGTCCGTCCGATCCTCTACAAGGCCTCGATCGCGGAGACCGCGGCGATGTACGGCGACCCGGATCCCCAATGGAGCTGGCGCAACGCGCTCGACATGGGGGAGTACAACCTGGGGGTGCTCTCCGTGAGCCTCGAACCGGGCAGGGACGTTCCGAGCCACAGCACGCTCTTCGACGCGGTCCTGGCCGACAGCAATGGCCAGCCCTACACCCTCCCGCGCGCCGTCGCGCTCCATGAGGTGGATGACGGCATCCTCTGGAAGCACGTCAACGACGAGGGCGAGGCGGAGGTTCGCCGGTCGCGAAGCCTGGTCATCCTGCACTCGGCCACCGTCGGCAACTACGACTACGTGTTCCGGTGGATCTTCCACCAGGACGGAACCCTGGAGGCCCAGGTGGATCTGACCGGCATCATGCTGGCCAAGGGAAGCGAGTCGAGCCCCCATGGCACCAAGGTCGCGCCCGGGACAGTCGCCATCCTGCATGAGCACATGCTGAGCTACCGGTTGGACTTCGACGTGGATGGCCCGGCGAACAGCATCTACGAGACCCACCTCAGCGCACTCCCGACAGGCGCGGACAACCCCCTGGGCAACGCCTTCATCGTGGAGAAGGCGCTGATGACCGCGGAGGGCGGGCGCGAGGGAGGAAGCCACGGCCACCAATGGAGGGTGGTGAACCCGAATGAGACCAACAGCCTCGGTGAGCACCCGGGTTATGTATTGCTACCGGGAGCGAGTGACGTGCTGTTCGCTCAGCCGGATTCGAGCATCCAGCGGCGCACGGGGTTCGCCCACAAGGCGCTCTGGCTGACGCGCCAGAGGGATGAAGAGAAGTACGCGTCGGGCGCCTACCCGGTGCAGAGCTCGGAGAGCACGGGCCTGCCCGGCTATGCCAATGGCGAGCCGCTCGAGAACAGCGACGTGGTCCTCTGGTACACGCTGAACCATGTCCACATCCCGCGCCCGGAGGAGTGGCCGGTCATGCCCCGCACGAGCGTGGGCTTCAGCATCGCCCCCTTTGGCTTCTTCACCCAGAACCCCGCGCTGGATGTGCCGCCGGACACGGAGCCACGGTAG
- a CDS encoding cation-translocating P-type ATPase — protein MNPPQIHPPTEVAPQGTPWHTLPPEEVLASLQSHPEGLSEAEARDRLERHGPNVLQRVSGESWLTLLWRQVNNPLIWVLLASAGLAITLGKVTDGLIVLAVVVLNTLIGFVQEFRAGKAIEALTRMVPENATVLRGGDKVTVPSSELVPGDVVLLASGDKVPADVRLLAGRNLQVEEAALTGESVPSEKSLAPVAASAGIGDRTSMAFGGTHVTSGTGTAVVVATGGATELGRISQLLSEAVDLQTPLTKALATIGRYLTLGILVISAVLLGVGLLRGYGVAESLLAALTLAVAAIPEGLPAIVTIALAVGVQYMAARRAIIRKLPAVETLGSTTVICSDKTGTLTRNEMTVQALWTPSGAYSLSGVGYAPHGELRRGEQALDAPPEDVRELLVAGALCNDASVHANHGSWELTGDPTEGALLVAAHKAGLKVVEWRARQPRVDAIPFESENQFMATLHEDGQGGRQLLLKGAPEVVLRRCEPRDGFDAGTVHAEVDRLASRGMRVLAVASRAFPASRDRVQPEDVAGGFQLLGLEGMIDPPREEAIRAVKACHAAGITVKMITGDHARTAEAIGARLGLLGEERAVTGAQLAELDDARLRETARSSNVFARVAPEHKLRLVRALQHEGQVVAMTGDGVNDAPALKQANIGVAMGITGTAVSKESADIILTDDNFASIAAAVEEGRRVYDNLIKSLAFVLPTNLGLALILIVGVAFFPILHVAGAREPLLAMLPTQLLWINLVATVALALPLAFEAREPDVMKRPPRHPDAPVLSGFVVMRTLLVAVLMCAGAIGLFLWEYHTEAARSGHEVAVREAQTMAVTTVIMFQIFYLLNCRSLRDSFLRIGVFSNPFVYLGIGVLVLLQLGFIYLPFMQAVFNSAPLKLEALGLCALVGALILPVISVEKAWRSRHARHEQGSGPRLAPRLPRRATVT, from the coding sequence ATGAACCCGCCCCAGATCCACCCACCAACCGAGGTCGCCCCCCAGGGCACACCGTGGCACACGCTGCCGCCCGAGGAGGTGCTCGCTTCCCTCCAGAGCCACCCGGAAGGACTCTCCGAAGCCGAGGCGCGTGACCGGCTCGAGCGCCACGGCCCCAACGTGCTGCAACGCGTCTCCGGAGAGAGCTGGCTCACCCTGCTGTGGCGCCAGGTGAACAACCCCCTCATCTGGGTGCTGCTCGCCTCGGCTGGCCTGGCCATCACCCTGGGCAAGGTGACCGACGGGCTCATCGTGCTCGCGGTGGTGGTGCTCAACACGCTCATCGGCTTCGTGCAGGAGTTCCGCGCGGGCAAGGCCATCGAGGCGCTCACGCGGATGGTGCCGGAGAACGCCACCGTGCTGCGCGGGGGAGACAAGGTCACCGTCCCCTCCTCCGAGCTCGTGCCCGGGGACGTGGTGCTGCTGGCCTCGGGGGACAAGGTGCCCGCGGACGTGCGGCTGCTCGCCGGGCGCAACCTCCAGGTGGAGGAGGCGGCACTCACGGGCGAGTCCGTTCCCTCGGAGAAGAGCCTGGCCCCCGTCGCGGCGAGCGCGGGTATCGGGGACCGGACGAGCATGGCCTTCGGGGGTACGCACGTCACCTCCGGCACGGGCACCGCGGTGGTGGTGGCCACCGGTGGCGCCACCGAGCTCGGCCGTATCTCCCAACTGCTGAGCGAGGCGGTGGACCTGCAAACCCCGCTGACGAAGGCGCTCGCCACCATCGGTCGCTATCTCACCCTGGGAATCCTCGTCATCTCCGCCGTCCTGCTGGGTGTGGGCCTGCTGCGCGGCTACGGCGTGGCCGAGTCGCTCCTGGCGGCCCTCACGCTGGCCGTGGCCGCCATCCCCGAGGGGCTGCCCGCCATCGTCACCATCGCCCTCGCCGTGGGTGTCCAGTACATGGCCGCCCGCCGCGCCATCATCCGCAAGCTGCCCGCCGTGGAGACGCTGGGCAGCACCACCGTCATCTGCTCCGACAAGACAGGCACCCTCACCCGCAACGAGATGACAGTGCAGGCGCTGTGGACTCCCTCGGGCGCCTACTCCCTCTCAGGGGTGGGCTACGCCCCCCACGGCGAGCTGCGTCGCGGCGAGCAGGCGCTCGACGCCCCGCCCGAGGACGTCCGCGAGTTGCTCGTGGCGGGTGCCCTCTGCAATGACGCCTCGGTCCACGCGAATCACGGCTCCTGGGAGCTGACGGGCGATCCCACCGAGGGCGCGCTCCTCGTCGCGGCGCACAAGGCCGGCTTGAAGGTGGTGGAATGGCGCGCCCGCCAGCCCCGCGTGGACGCCATCCCCTTCGAGTCCGAAAACCAGTTCATGGCCACGCTCCACGAGGATGGGCAGGGTGGCCGGCAGCTCCTCCTCAAGGGCGCACCCGAGGTGGTGCTGCGCCGCTGCGAGCCGCGCGACGGCTTCGACGCCGGCACGGTTCACGCCGAGGTGGATCGTCTCGCCTCGCGGGGCATGCGCGTGCTGGCCGTGGCGAGCAGGGCCTTTCCGGCCTCGCGGGACCGTGTCCAGCCCGAGGACGTGGCTGGCGGCTTCCAGCTCCTGGGGCTCGAAGGGATGATCGACCCGCCGCGCGAGGAGGCCATCCGCGCGGTGAAGGCCTGCCATGCGGCGGGCATTACCGTGAAGATGATCACCGGCGACCACGCGAGGACGGCGGAAGCCATTGGCGCGCGGCTCGGCCTCCTCGGGGAGGAGCGAGCGGTGACGGGCGCGCAACTGGCGGAGCTGGACGACGCACGGCTGCGCGAAACGGCCAGGTCCTCCAACGTGTTCGCCCGCGTGGCGCCCGAGCACAAGCTGCGGCTGGTGCGCGCCCTCCAGCACGAGGGGCAGGTGGTGGCCATGACGGGGGACGGCGTCAACGACGCCCCCGCGCTCAAGCAGGCCAACATCGGCGTGGCCATGGGCATCACCGGCACGGCCGTGTCCAAGGAGTCCGCGGACATCATCCTCACGGACGACAACTTCGCCTCCATCGCCGCCGCGGTGGAGGAGGGACGGCGCGTCTACGACAACCTCATCAAGTCGCTCGCCTTCGTGCTGCCCACCAACCTGGGACTGGCCCTCATCCTCATCGTCGGCGTGGCCTTCTTCCCCATCCTCCACGTCGCCGGCGCACGAGAGCCCCTGCTGGCCATGCTCCCCACGCAGCTCCTGTGGATCAACCTGGTGGCCACGGTGGCGCTCGCGCTCCCGCTGGCCTTCGAGGCCCGGGAGCCGGATGTGATGAAGCGCCCACCACGCCACCCGGACGCGCCCGTGCTCAGCGGCTTCGTCGTCATGCGCACCCTGCTGGTGGCGGTGCTGATGTGCGCGGGAGCCATCGGGCTCTTCCTCTGGGAGTACCACACCGAAGCCGCGCGCTCGGGCCACGAGGTGGCCGTCCGCGAGGCGCAGACCATGGCCGTCACCACGGTCATCATGTTCCAGATCTTCTACCTGCTGAACTGCCGCTCCCTGCGCGACTCCTTCCTGCGCATTGGCGTCTTCAGCAACCCCTTCGTCTATCTCGGCATCGGGGTGCTGGTGCTGCTGCAACTCGGCTTCATCTACCTGCCCTTCATGCAGGCGGTGTTCAACAGCGCGCCGCTGAAGCTCGAGGCGCTCGGGTTGTGCGCGCTGGTGGGGGCCCTCATCCTGCCCGTCATCAGCGTGGAGAAGGCGTGGCGTTCGCGACACGCACGGCACGAACAGGGCTCCGGTCCGCGGCTCGCCCCACGACTGCCCCGGCGCGCGACGGTGACGTAA
- a CDS encoding alpha/beta hydrolase family protein — MDNSRPTAPNRSFPGAPQRTLPTRIYYPVCPPDTSASPPPDGLIPVAGGGPFPLLAYAHGLTSLGDTTRFVTEHLATHGYIIVAPLFPLTNGNAPGGPTFEDYANQPADLAFVMRQVAQLTGTNADLGAAVDTRRRALLGFSAGGTTALIGAYHPILALDGIQSAVAHSPAVTCILGPAFFARRLPTLIISGTASELTPISGPERVFSLAPPPVILVELLGGTLSGFMNREVPFVENTDTQQCQALLDSGATGADVLNSRFAEDLRRGAGPGVIEPVGCTPLCSQRFTQTMGATRQLLLVRAATLAHFEATLRNRWDAKWFLSEQLEAEPDVDVFVKK; from the coding sequence GTGGACAACTCGCGCCCGACGGCCCCCAACCGGAGCTTCCCGGGGGCGCCGCAGCGGACGCTGCCGACGCGCATCTACTACCCCGTGTGCCCTCCGGACACGAGCGCCTCGCCGCCTCCCGACGGCCTCATTCCCGTGGCGGGCGGGGGGCCCTTCCCGCTGCTGGCGTACGCGCATGGTCTCACCAGTCTCGGGGATACGACCCGCTTCGTGACCGAGCACCTGGCGACGCATGGCTACATCATCGTCGCACCACTGTTCCCCCTCACCAATGGGAACGCGCCGGGCGGGCCGACGTTCGAGGACTACGCCAACCAGCCGGCGGACCTGGCCTTCGTGATGCGTCAGGTGGCCCAACTCACGGGCACGAACGCGGACCTGGGGGCGGCGGTGGACACCCGGCGCCGGGCACTGCTCGGCTTCTCCGCGGGCGGGACGACGGCGCTCATTGGCGCCTATCACCCCATCCTGGCGCTCGACGGCATCCAGTCCGCGGTGGCCCACTCTCCCGCCGTCACGTGCATCCTCGGGCCGGCCTTCTTCGCGCGACGTCTGCCCACACTCATCATCTCCGGCACCGCGAGCGAACTCACCCCCATCTCCGGGCCGGAGCGAGTCTTTTCCCTGGCACCGCCTCCGGTGATTCTGGTGGAACTGCTGGGTGGCACCCTCTCCGGCTTCATGAACCGGGAGGTGCCCTTCGTGGAGAACACCGACACCCAGCAGTGTCAGGCGCTGCTGGATTCCGGGGCCACGGGAGCGGACGTCCTGAACAGCCGGTTCGCGGAGGACCTCCGGCGCGGCGCCGGCCCGGGCGTGATCGAACCGGTGGGCTGTACGCCCTTGTGCAGCCAGCGCTTCACCCAGACCATGGGGGCGACCCGGCAGTTGCTGCTCGTCCGGGCGGCGACACTGGCGCACTTCGAGGCCACGCTGCGCAACCGCTGGGATGCGAAGTGGTTCCTGTCGGAGCAGCTCGAGGCGGAGCCGGACGTGGATGTCTTCGTGAAGAAGTGA
- a CDS encoding GAF domain-containing sensor histidine kinase translates to MVSSERDEGAGTEDAPLELQRILRRESRLEALRRTALMDTPAEEAFDRLSRLATRVLDAPVGLVSLVDGERQFFKSCVGLPAPWCDLRQTPLTHSFCMHVVASGKPLIVQDARQHPLLRDNLAVDHLGVVAYLGMPLTASEGETIGTLCVIDTQPRVWTDENLYVLEELSVSVMKEIELRAIRELEARALEAQVAGAEAEAARQRFALLAELSAVLAEGFDLRAVLARAVRLVVPLVADGCSVALLEAEGRLRRVAVAHEDPREEARLRSLPEPPALISPDRLDAHRVTRHVRLTGPGGALLRLPLTSHSRVLGAVTFSLGPTRSLGEIEVSLAEDVARRMAMAVENARLYEESREATLLRDKFLSIASHELRTPLTALGLQSRMLLRDTRHPERPLSPEVIARKAQVLCRQVERLGHLVDELLDISRIAQGHLSFPLEDVDLAELVRDVAASFREELANPGIRLVLSGVDAPVVGRWNRLRLEQVVVNLLTNAIKYGRGRPIALELKADEAHAWLAVRDEGIGIAPRDQARIFERFERAVSEQHYSGFGLGLWIVREIIQRLGGTISVNSSPGVGSAFTVELPRVSSRLPGPLLH, encoded by the coding sequence ATGGTGTCTTCCGAGCGGGACGAGGGAGCCGGGACGGAAGACGCGCCGCTCGAACTCCAGCGGATCCTCCGCCGTGAGAGCCGGCTGGAAGCCTTGCGCCGTACGGCCCTGATGGACACTCCCGCCGAGGAGGCATTCGACCGGCTGTCGCGGCTGGCGACCCGGGTGCTCGATGCTCCCGTGGGACTCGTCTCCCTGGTGGATGGAGAGCGCCAGTTCTTCAAGAGCTGCGTGGGCCTGCCCGCTCCCTGGTGCGACCTGCGCCAGACGCCCCTGACCCACTCCTTCTGCATGCACGTGGTGGCCTCCGGAAAGCCCCTCATCGTCCAGGACGCGCGCCAGCACCCCCTGCTCCGCGACAACCTCGCCGTCGATCATCTCGGGGTGGTGGCCTACCTTGGCATGCCCCTCACCGCGTCCGAGGGAGAGACGATCGGCACCCTGTGTGTCATCGACACCCAGCCGCGCGTCTGGACGGACGAGAACCTGTACGTCCTCGAGGAGCTGTCCGTTTCGGTGATGAAGGAGATCGAGCTGCGCGCCATCCGCGAGCTGGAGGCGCGGGCCCTGGAGGCGCAAGTGGCTGGTGCCGAGGCGGAGGCGGCGCGCCAGCGCTTCGCCCTGCTGGCCGAGCTGAGCGCCGTGCTCGCCGAGGGGTTCGACCTCCGGGCCGTGCTCGCCAGGGCCGTGCGGTTGGTTGTCCCCCTGGTAGCGGATGGCTGTTCGGTGGCGTTGCTCGAAGCAGAGGGCCGGTTGCGCCGGGTAGCGGTGGCGCATGAGGACCCGCGCGAGGAGGCACGGCTGCGCTCCCTGCCCGAGCCGCCCGCCCTGATCTCGCCCGATCGGCTCGATGCACACCGGGTGACGAGGCACGTCCGCCTCACCGGGCCCGGAGGTGCCTTGCTCCGGCTGCCGTTGACGAGTCACAGCCGGGTGCTCGGCGCCGTGACCTTCTCCCTGGGGCCCACGCGCTCCCTGGGAGAGATCGAGGTGTCGCTGGCCGAGGATGTGGCGCGCCGCATGGCGATGGCGGTGGAGAACGCCCGGCTCTACGAGGAGTCCCGTGAGGCGACGCTGCTGAGGGACAAGTTCCTCTCCATCGCCTCGCACGAGCTGCGCACACCCCTGACGGCGCTGGGGTTGCAGTCGCGGATGTTGCTGCGCGACACGCGTCATCCGGAGCGGCCGCTCTCGCCGGAGGTGATCGCCCGCAAGGCGCAGGTCCTCTGCCGTCAGGTGGAGCGGTTGGGCCATCTGGTGGACGAGCTGCTGGACATCTCCCGGATTGCCCAGGGGCACCTGTCCTTCCCGCTCGAGGACGTGGACCTGGCCGAGCTGGTGCGCGACGTGGCGGCGAGCTTCCGCGAGGAGCTGGCGAACCCGGGCATCCGGCTGGTGCTCTCCGGGGTGGACGCTCCCGTGGTGGGGCGGTGGAACCGGCTGCGGCTGGAGCAGGTGGTCGTCAACCTGCTGACCAATGCCATCAAGTATGGGCGGGGCCGGCCCATCGCGCTGGAGCTGAAGGCGGACGAGGCGCACGCGTGGCTCGCCGTGCGCGACGAGGGCATCGGCATCGCGCCGAGAGACCAGGCGCGCATCTTCGAGCGTTTCGAGCGCGCCGTGTCCGAGCAGCACTACAGTGGTTTCGGGCTGGGATTGTGGATCGTCCGGGAGATCATCCAGAGGCTGGGTGGCACCATTTCCGTGAACAGCTCGCCCGGTGTCGGCTCTGCCTTCACCGTGGAGCTGCCCCGCGTTTCCTCACGGCTGCCCGGCCCCCTGCTTCACTGA
- a CDS encoding twin-arginine translocation signal domain-containing protein — protein sequence MKKQHEDSPPREPAASHTQTTSEELNAQVVTSRRGFLGGLGSTALAALAASTPPESESSSELFEDPTRPETRRAQVRRIRSYQLRQQAAFNEFKRGIFPKRTNGDEERYPHRIGNYSKGLPHNELGEVDPNAYDAMLRALATGRFEDFEALPLGGQLKLTNPLGGLTYDLVGPDAAAVRLDTPPALASPEAAAQVAELYWMALCRDIPFTDYATDPTIAAAIEDLKRYSGYKGPKPITPQTIFRMDSPGVLDGPMVSQFLLRPWVYDGIPIEPRLRVPLPVTTGEGIDFLTSYDEWLAAQRGFPEGTAITPPRMDPVLRYIHNLRALGQNAGSDLHYTPYLRAALILLSLGDAALSDRNPYKASRTQTGFASFGASHLLTLMGCLTRVSHHGFYGKWFIHRYLRPDAFGGRVHNRRRGAADYPIHPELLDSPVLDRIQAYNELVNKRRGLNNGQGSFLLPVMMPIGSPTDPAHPGGHGYTAGSRSALLKAWFKEDFVIPNPVKPNRDGTALEPYVPGVDGPPLTVAGELNKLAHNTAIGRDAYGIHYRADDLAGFRLGEDVAIRLIQEERPTYVESVFRGFVFTRLDGTPVEL from the coding sequence ATGAAAAAGCAACATGAGGACTCTCCGCCGCGGGAGCCAGCGGCGAGCCACACCCAGACAACATCCGAGGAGCTGAACGCGCAGGTCGTGACCAGCCGACGCGGCTTCCTGGGCGGGCTGGGAAGCACGGCGCTGGCGGCCCTGGCGGCGAGCACCCCTCCGGAGAGCGAGTCCTCCTCCGAGCTGTTCGAGGATCCAACGCGTCCGGAAACACGCAGGGCCCAGGTCCGGCGTATCCGTTCGTACCAACTGCGCCAGCAGGCCGCCTTCAACGAGTTCAAGCGGGGCATCTTCCCCAAGCGAACCAACGGGGATGAAGAGCGCTACCCCCATCGCATCGGCAACTACTCCAAGGGCCTGCCCCACAATGAGCTGGGAGAGGTGGACCCCAATGCCTACGACGCGATGCTGCGCGCGCTCGCCACCGGCCGCTTCGAGGACTTCGAGGCGCTTCCCCTGGGCGGCCAGCTGAAGCTGACCAACCCCCTGGGTGGCCTGACGTACGATCTGGTGGGACCGGATGCCGCCGCCGTGCGTCTCGACACCCCCCCCGCCCTGGCCAGTCCCGAGGCGGCCGCGCAAGTGGCGGAGCTGTATTGGATGGCGCTCTGCCGCGACATCCCCTTCACCGACTACGCCACCGATCCCACCATCGCCGCGGCCATCGAGGATCTCAAGCGCTACTCCGGCTACAAGGGCCCCAAGCCCATCACCCCGCAGACGATCTTCCGCATGGACAGCCCCGGAGTCCTGGATGGGCCCATGGTCTCCCAGTTCCTGCTGCGGCCCTGGGTGTACGATGGCATCCCCATCGAGCCCCGGCTCCGGGTCCCGCTGCCCGTGACCACCGGAGAGGGCATCGACTTCCTGACGTCCTATGACGAGTGGCTGGCGGCGCAGCGCGGCTTCCCCGAGGGGACGGCCATCACCCCTCCGCGCATGGACCCCGTGCTCCGGTACATCCACAACCTGCGCGCCTTGGGCCAGAACGCTGGCTCGGACCTGCACTACACCCCCTACCTCCGGGCGGCCCTCATCCTCCTGAGCCTGGGCGATGCGGCCCTGAGCGACCGCAATCCCTACAAGGCGAGCAGGACGCAGACCGGGTTCGCCAGCTTCGGAGCGTCCCACCTGCTCACGCTGATGGGTTGCCTCACCCGGGTCAGCCACCACGGCTTCTATGGCAAGTGGTTCATCCACCGCTACCTGCGGCCGGATGCCTTTGGCGGGCGCGTGCACAACCGCCGGCGAGGCGCCGCGGACTACCCCATCCACCCGGAGCTGTTGGACTCGCCCGTGCTCGATCGCATCCAGGCCTACAACGAGCTGGTCAACAAGCGAAGGGGGCTGAACAACGGCCAGGGATCGTTCTTGCTGCCGGTCATGATGCCCATCGGCTCGCCCACGGATCCCGCCCACCCGGGAGGGCACGGCTACACCGCGGGCTCCCGCTCCGCCCTCCTCAAGGCCTGGTTCAAGGAGGACTTCGTCATCCCCAACCCCGTCAAACCCAACCGCGATGGCACGGCGCTCGAGCCCTACGTGCCCGGTGTGGACGGACCACCACTCACCGTGGCCGGGGAGCTCAACAAGCTCGCCCACAACACCGCGATAGGGCGGGATGCGTACGGCATTCACTACCGGGCCGACGATCTCGCCGGCTTCCGGCTGGGCGAGGATGTGGCCATCCGGCTCATCCAGGAGGAGCGCCCCACCTACGTCGAGTCCGTCTTCCGGGGGTTCGTCTTCACCCGTCTGGATGGCACCCCTGTCGAGCTGTGA
- a CDS encoding McrC family protein, with translation MISAELSEWRSWPPEGASRGAPLHLDDDPEVRRLAEYLDRGRMLRVRDLRTGLRLEATSYVGTLRLGSLAVIIRPKLGGTRLLSLLRYAYGLRDLELFPGLEQETSRLAFQDLLIHQLEAETQELVHRGLHREYVRREEELTSPRGRIDLGWWMRHAGSGRATLRCSYHPRREDHPLNQVLRAGLLLAQGLTDDVGLRTRLHRLEALMPGVQRVALHPALLERHIRETDRMTAAYRPALSLIQVLLDARGTIQEQSSRAVELPGFLFDMNRFFQELLSRFLKENLRDHTVRDEFRLVGMMAYAATHNPRRRQAPAPRPDFAILRGQRVLALLDAKYRDLWETQLPRHMLYQLAIYALSQGSTGSAAILYPTLAPEARDQVVEINDVLQGNRKATVVLRPVHLHPLADLVNPREGVDTEREREAFARRLALGEPGSV, from the coding sequence ATGATCTCCGCCGAGCTCTCGGAATGGCGAAGCTGGCCGCCGGAGGGCGCTTCACGCGGGGCGCCCCTCCACCTGGATGACGATCCCGAGGTGCGAAGGCTGGCCGAGTACCTCGATCGGGGGCGCATGCTCCGGGTGCGAGACCTCAGGACGGGCCTGCGCCTCGAGGCGACGTCCTATGTCGGAACCCTTCGGCTCGGCAGCCTGGCCGTCATCATCCGCCCCAAGCTGGGGGGCACGCGGCTCCTCTCGCTGCTGCGCTATGCCTACGGGTTGCGCGACCTCGAGCTCTTCCCGGGGCTCGAGCAGGAGACCTCCCGGCTGGCGTTCCAGGATCTCCTCATCCATCAACTCGAAGCGGAGACCCAGGAGCTCGTCCACCGGGGCCTGCATCGGGAGTACGTGCGCCGGGAAGAAGAGCTCACGAGCCCCCGGGGAAGGATCGACCTGGGCTGGTGGATGCGGCACGCCGGCTCGGGCCGGGCGACGCTGCGCTGCTCGTATCATCCCCGGCGGGAAGACCACCCACTCAACCAGGTGCTGCGTGCCGGGCTCCTGCTGGCCCAGGGGCTCACGGACGACGTCGGGCTGAGGACCCGGCTTCATCGGCTCGAAGCCCTGATGCCAGGCGTCCAACGGGTGGCGTTGCATCCGGCGCTCCTGGAGCGGCACATCCGGGAGACCGACCGGATGACAGCCGCCTACCGGCCGGCGCTATCCCTCATCCAGGTGCTGCTCGACGCGCGAGGGACGATCCAGGAGCAGTCCTCACGCGCGGTGGAACTTCCGGGGTTCCTCTTCGACATGAACCGCTTCTTCCAGGAGCTCCTGTCGCGCTTCTTGAAGGAGAACCTGCGAGACCACACCGTGCGCGATGAGTTCCGGCTCGTGGGGATGATGGCCTACGCCGCGACCCACAATCCCCGGAGGCGTCAAGCGCCCGCGCCGAGACCCGACTTCGCCATCCTGCGGGGGCAGCGAGTGCTCGCCCTGCTCGATGCGAAGTACCGCGACCTGTGGGAGACGCAGCTCCCACGGCACATGCTCTACCAGCTCGCCATCTACGCGCTGAGCCAGGGCTCCACGGGGAGCGCGGCCATCCTCTACCCGACCCTGGCCCCGGAGGCCCGGGATCAAGTCGTCGAGATCAACGATGTCCTCCAGGGAAACCGCAAGGCCACGGTGGTCCTCAGACCGGTCCACCTCCACCCACTCGCGGATCTGGTGAACCCCCGGGAAGGTGTGGACACCGAACGTGAGCGGGAGGCCTTCGCGCGCCGGCTGGCACTGGGCGAGCCGGGCTCGGTTTGA